A portion of the Carya illinoinensis cultivar Pawnee chromosome 11, C.illinoinensisPawnee_v1, whole genome shotgun sequence genome contains these proteins:
- the LOC122280850 gene encoding probable calcium-binding protein CML45 produces the protein MVDSVPHFKPPSAVACPLNMGNTVEDKAASPILLVAILICRRVLDWILIFEDFYLSFLGIIQFFTYFLLRVWKVCVECTTTCAEAPTQKISSNGNGTESSTPKLFSWENVDDDNKLSIGEVKMMMEKLGTSCDVEDHDNYEVRVGPDEIAALFEEEPSPEEVKEAFDMFDENNDGFIDAGELEKVLSTLGILDHLEADQCQKMISVFDENGDGRVDFNEFVKLLEYSFC, from the coding sequence ATGGTGGATAGCGTTCCTCATTTTAAGCCACCTTCTGCAGTTGCTTGTCCACTTAACATGGGGAATACTGTGGAAGATAAAGCAGCCAGCCCCATTTTGCTTGTTGCCATTCTTATATGTCGGAGAGTACTGGACTGGATCCTAATATTTGAAGACTTTTACTTGAGTTTTCTAGGTATAATCCAATTCTTCACATACTTTCTTCTTCGTGTATGGAAAGTTTGTGTTGAATGTACAACCACATGTGCAGAAGCTCCAACTCAGAAAATTTCCAGCAATGGAAATGGTACAGAATCATCGACCCCAAAACTATTTTCTTGGGAAAATgttgatgatgataataaattGTCCATCGGAGAAGTAAAAATGATGATGGAGAAACTGGGAACCTCATGTGACGTTGAGGATCATGATAATTATGAAGTTAGAGTGGGCCCAGATGAGATTGCAGCACTGTTTGAGGAGGAGCCAAGCCCAGAGGAAGTGAAAGAAGCTTTTGATATGTTCGATGAAAACAATGATGGGTTCATTGATGCAGGGGAGTTGGAAAAAGTCCTATCCACTCTGGGAATCTTGGACCATTTGGAAGCAGATCAATGCCAAAAGATGATTAGCGTGTTTGATGAAAATGGAGATGGACGGGTCGATTTCAATGAATTTGTTAAGCTGCTGGAGTACAGCTTCTGCTGA
- the LOC122281981 gene encoding uncharacterized protein LOC122281981, whose translation MRTAKEGKKSRNRSSPSSPFRDRTTTTLSSPGIDPTSTGSIPNKSRLTPSTSLLDRELVTEDATTLFEDLRISPESNPRSFPYSVKQQCWDKSEKVRGRDPDRWRRDAIGNIVFRKLVGCPGCLCHDYDHILPYSKGGQSTLENCQVLQATVNRSKGNRTGMSRADLIQKSSYCRVSGRDMDLLELSAYGNVRRGQDSGGCRIQ comes from the exons ATGAGGACAGCCAAAGAAGGTAAGAAAAGCCGGAACCGGAGTTCCCCATCGTCGCCCTTCAGGGACAGGACAACAACCACCCTTTCCTCCCCTGGGATTGATCCAACCTCAACGGGGTCTATCCCAAATAAATCCAGACTCACTCCCTCCACCTCTCTCCTAGACCGCGAACTCGTTACCGAAGACGCCACCACTCTGTTTGAAGACCTCCGAATCTCCCCGGAATCCAACCCTCGGAGCTTCCCCTATAGTGTGAAGCAGCAGTGCTGGGACAAGTCCGAGAAGGTTCGAGGCCGAGACCCGGATCGTTGGCGCCGAGACGCCATCGGCAACATCGTCTTTCGGAAGCTCGTGGGTTGCCCGGGATGTCTCTGTCATGATTATGACCACATTTTGCCTTACTCTAAG GGAGGACAAAGCACACTTGAAAATTGTCAGGTTTTGCAG GCAACTGTTAATCGATCAAAGGGAAATAGGACTGGGATGTCAAGAGCTGATCTCATTCAAAAAAGTTCTTATTGCCGAGTTTCAG GTCGTGACATGGATCTTCTTGAACTTTCTGCCTATGGCAACGTCCGCCGCGGTCAAGACTCTGGGGGATGTAGAATTCAATAG